One genomic region from Yersinia canariae encodes:
- a CDS encoding sensor histidine kinase, with protein MHQIFEMLLAVFDRAALMLICLFFLTRTHLFRQLLQKEKHTPLELAAVTAIFSLFAIFGTYSGINVEGSLVNVRVIAVMSGGILFGPWVGIITGLIAGSHRYLIDIDGITSVPCLITSIIAGLMSGYINLQVKKERQWSVGILAGMICESLTMLLVVIWAKPTALGIDIVSKIAIPMILGAVCIGLIVLLVQSVEDEKEVIAARQAKLALDIANKTLPYFRHINGESLRSVCEIIRHDIKADAVAITDTQHILAYVGVGVETYNIGHEIISDITKESIQRGKITIRNNDEVHRTPQIHSLIIIPLWEKGEVTGSLKIYYCHAHKITYSLKVMAVGLSQIISTQIEVSRIEQLREMANKAEMRALQSKINPHFLFNALNAISSSIRINPDTARQLIINLSRYLRYNLELNDEQIDIRKELHQIQDYIAIEQARFGSKLTVIYDIDDDIALKIPSLLIQPLVENAIVHGIQPCRGKGVVVIAVKDCGSQIKISVKDTGNGINQETIERVANNEMPGNKIGLLNVHHRVKLLYGEGLQIRRMEPGTEISFYISKNGSKIHVEPSITAGA; from the coding sequence GTGCACCAGATATTTGAAATGCTACTGGCGGTGTTTGATCGTGCCGCACTGATGTTAATTTGCTTGTTCTTCCTGACCCGCACCCATCTATTTCGCCAGTTACTGCAAAAAGAAAAACACACGCCGCTAGAATTAGCCGCCGTTACCGCAATCTTCTCATTGTTTGCTATTTTCGGTACTTATTCCGGTATCAATGTCGAAGGTTCGCTGGTTAATGTGCGCGTCATTGCCGTCATGTCTGGTGGCATTCTATTTGGCCCATGGGTTGGGATTATTACCGGGCTTATCGCGGGTTCTCATCGCTACTTAATTGATATTGATGGCATTACCTCAGTCCCCTGCTTAATTACCAGCATTATCGCTGGTTTGATGTCGGGCTATATCAACCTGCAAGTCAAAAAAGAGCGGCAATGGAGTGTCGGCATTCTGGCCGGTATGATTTGCGAATCTCTGACTATGCTTTTGGTGGTTATTTGGGCCAAACCGACCGCACTAGGTATCGATATTGTATCTAAAATCGCGATCCCGATGATTTTAGGGGCTGTGTGTATCGGGTTGATCGTGCTGCTGGTGCAGAGTGTTGAGGATGAAAAAGAGGTTATTGCCGCCCGACAAGCAAAACTGGCGCTGGATATCGCCAATAAAACCTTACCTTATTTTCGTCATATTAACGGCGAATCATTACGCAGCGTATGCGAAATTATTCGCCATGATATCAAGGCTGATGCTGTCGCCATCACCGATACACAACATATTTTGGCTTATGTCGGTGTCGGCGTGGAAACCTATAATATTGGTCATGAGATAATCAGTGATATCACCAAAGAAAGTATTCAACGCGGTAAAATTACTATCCGTAATAATGATGAAGTTCACCGTACCCCGCAGATTCATTCCCTTATCATTATCCCCTTATGGGAAAAAGGTGAAGTCACTGGTTCGCTTAAAATCTATTATTGCCACGCGCATAAAATCACATATTCACTCAAAGTGATGGCGGTGGGTTTATCGCAAATTATTTCGACCCAAATTGAGGTTTCCCGTATTGAACAACTGCGTGAGATGGCCAATAAAGCGGAAATGCGCGCACTACAAAGTAAAATTAACCCACACTTCTTATTTAATGCGTTAAATGCAATTTCCTCATCAATTCGCATTAATCCAGATACTGCGCGGCAATTAATCATCAACTTATCTCGCTATCTGCGCTATAACCTTGAACTGAATGATGAGCAAATTGATATTCGCAAAGAACTGCATCAGATTCAGGATTATATTGCCATTGAGCAGGCGCGGTTCGGCAGCAAGTTAACCGTCATTTATGATATTGATGATGATATTGCACTAAAAATCCCCAGTCTGCTGATTCAGCCACTGGTGGAGAATGCCATCGTGCATGGTATTCAGCCCTGTCGAGGGAAAGGTGTGGTGGTGATTGCCGTTAAAGACTGCGGCAGTCAGATAAAAATTTCGGTGAAAGACACCGGTAATGGAATTAACCAGGAAACTATTGAGCGCGTGGCTAATAACGAAATGCCGGGTAACAAAATAGGTTTACTGAATGTCCATCATCGGGTGAAATTACTCTATGGGGAAGGTTTACAGATACGTCGTATGGAACCGGGCACCGAGATTTCTTTTTATATCAGTAAAAATGGCAGCAAGATCCATGTGGAACCCAGTATTACAGCCGGAGCTTAA
- a CDS encoding DUF1479 domain-containing protein, which produces MASLQIDDIPAAIKTVKQQLRQALPHYQQVFQAVEENIRQQVTEIRRSLAQGENPVPRIYADDIINGKVTEEQKAQIKQRGCCAILGVFPTEKAAAWNRDIGDYLARNNFVERLKNAAEDNYFGALAASKPQIYGIYWSTPQVEARQDARMNAVQIFLNNLWQTESNGKQHFDANRVVTYADRTRRRPPKSSSLGLSPHVDGGSIERWLDENFRHVYRHVFSGEWQQYDPFAAEGRPQVREFPSPAVCSMFRTFQGWTALTPQRTHAGTLNVIPIANAMAYILLRALQDDVADDDLCGAAPGRALSASEQWHPLLMEAISPIPDLEAGDTVFWHCDVIHSVENEHNGEFDSNVMYIAAAPWCEKNAAYLPRQLASFIDGRSPPDFAADDFEVDFTGRATADNLTTIGKLQLGMTE; this is translated from the coding sequence ATGGCTTCCTTACAAATAGACGATATTCCCGCAGCAATCAAAACGGTGAAGCAACAATTACGTCAAGCACTGCCTCATTATCAGCAGGTCTTCCAAGCCGTGGAAGAGAATATCCGCCAGCAAGTCACCGAAATCCGCCGTAGCCTGGCTCAAGGCGAAAATCCGGTTCCTCGTATTTATGCTGATGATATTATCAATGGGAAAGTGACTGAAGAACAAAAAGCGCAAATAAAACAACGAGGTTGCTGTGCAATCTTGGGGGTGTTCCCGACGGAGAAAGCCGCAGCATGGAATCGTGACATCGGCGATTATCTGGCGCGAAATAATTTTGTCGAACGTCTGAAGAATGCCGCCGAAGACAACTATTTCGGTGCTCTGGCAGCCAGCAAACCTCAAATTTACGGCATTTACTGGTCCACACCCCAGGTTGAAGCTCGTCAAGACGCGCGCATGAATGCGGTACAGATATTCTTAAATAATCTGTGGCAAACTGAGAGTAATGGCAAGCAACATTTTGATGCTAATCGGGTAGTAACCTATGCCGACCGCACACGGCGTCGCCCGCCGAAATCCTCATCTTTAGGTTTGTCACCACACGTGGATGGTGGCTCCATTGAGCGCTGGTTGGATGAGAATTTCCGCCATGTTTATCGCCATGTATTCTCCGGTGAATGGCAGCAATATGACCCCTTCGCGGCGGAAGGTCGCCCGCAAGTGCGAGAGTTCCCGTCACCTGCCGTGTGCTCAATGTTCCGAACTTTCCAAGGGTGGACAGCGCTGACCCCACAACGCACCCATGCCGGGACGTTGAATGTGATCCCGATTGCCAATGCTATGGCCTACATTCTGCTGCGCGCTTTGCAAGACGATGTTGCTGATGATGACTTGTGCGGTGCCGCACCGGGCCGCGCATTATCCGCCAGCGAACAGTGGCATCCTCTTTTAATGGAAGCTATTTCCCCAATTCCGGATTTGGAAGCTGGCGACACCGTATTCTGGCACTGTGATGTAATTCATTCAGTGGAAAATGAGCATAATGGCGAGTTTGACAGCAATGTTATGTATATTGCCGCCGCCCCATGGTGTGAAAAGAATGCCGCTTACTTGCCGCGTCAATTAGCCAGTTTTATTGATGGCCGCTCGCCACCAGACTTTGCTGCTGATGATTTCGAAGTTGATTTCACGGGGAGAGCCACAGCCGATAATTTGACAACCATCGGCAAGTTGCAATTGGGAATGACCGAATAG
- a CDS encoding GNAT family N-acetyltransferase → MLDSLNEQDWPLFLQLHQDPGVQRYIADPMEMAEISARFESRLMPWEKTANHWLCLVVREKESGLAMGITGFLAEWLPLQQAEVGYVMLPSYHGKGFAKESLMAVLAFGFQQCQFHKMKATVTVGNHASRQVLERCGFQLEGTLRDNFQLDGQWCDDWVLGLLAAEFESSH, encoded by the coding sequence ATGTTAGATAGCCTTAATGAACAGGATTGGCCGCTATTTTTACAGCTACATCAAGACCCTGGGGTTCAGCGCTATATTGCAGATCCGATGGAAATGGCTGAAATTAGTGCGCGTTTTGAATCGCGTTTAATGCCGTGGGAGAAGACCGCCAACCACTGGCTATGCTTGGTGGTTCGCGAAAAAGAAAGCGGGCTGGCCATGGGGATCACCGGTTTTCTGGCCGAGTGGTTGCCGCTACAGCAAGCTGAAGTGGGCTATGTCATGTTGCCGTCTTATCATGGTAAAGGTTTTGCTAAAGAATCGCTGATGGCGGTTTTAGCATTTGGTTTCCAGCAATGCCAATTTCATAAAATGAAAGCCACCGTCACTGTGGGAAACCATGCTTCACGGCAAGTTCTGGAGCGCTGCGGTTTTCAGTTGGAAGGCACGTTGCGCGATAATTTTCAGCTTGATGGGCAGTGGTGTGATGACTGGGTATTGGGGCTGTTGGCCGCTGAATTTGAGTCATCGCATTGA
- the alaC gene encoding alanine transaminase, producing MAESPSKRRFTRIDRLPPYVFNITAELKMAARRRGEDIIDFSMGNPDGPTPPHIVEKMCSVAQREDTHGYSTSRGIPRLRRAISRWYADRYQVDIDPESEAIVTIGSKEGLAHLMLATLDHGDTVLVPNPSYPIHIYGAVIAGAQVRSVPLTEGIDFFGELERAIRETIPKPKMMILGFPSNPTAQCVELDFFERVVALAKQYDVLVVHDLAYADIVYDGWKAPSIMQVPGAKDIAVEFFTLSKSYNMAGWRIGFMVGNPELVNALARIKSYHDYGTFTPLQVAAIAALEGDQQCVRDIAEQYRQRRNALVRGLHEAGWMVENPKASMYVWAKIPEPYAHLGSLEFAKRLLSDAKVCVSPGIGFGDYGDTHVRFALIENQDRIRQAVRGIKSMFRADGLLKPGKSTSGETV from the coding sequence ATGGCTGAATCTCCATCCAAACGCCGTTTTACACGAATTGATCGTCTTCCCCCTTATGTCTTCAATATTACTGCTGAGCTAAAAATGGCCGCTCGCCGCCGTGGTGAGGACATTATTGATTTCAGCATGGGGAATCCGGATGGCCCGACGCCACCGCATATTGTTGAGAAAATGTGCAGTGTCGCACAACGTGAAGACACTCACGGCTATTCTACTTCCCGAGGAATTCCGCGCCTGCGTAGGGCTATTTCTCGCTGGTATGCCGATCGCTATCAGGTCGATATTGACCCTGAAAGTGAAGCAATTGTGACCATTGGCTCGAAAGAGGGGCTGGCGCATTTGATGCTGGCAACATTAGATCACGGTGATACCGTGCTGGTGCCCAATCCCAGTTATCCCATTCATATTTATGGTGCGGTGATTGCCGGCGCGCAAGTTCGTTCTGTGCCATTGACCGAAGGTATTGATTTCTTTGGTGAACTGGAACGCGCTATTCGTGAGACCATCCCTAAACCAAAAATGATGATTCTTGGTTTCCCGTCTAATCCAACGGCGCAATGTGTAGAGCTGGACTTTTTTGAACGCGTAGTGGCGCTGGCGAAGCAATATGACGTGCTGGTGGTGCATGATTTGGCCTATGCCGATATTGTTTATGATGGCTGGAAAGCCCCCTCAATCATGCAGGTGCCAGGGGCGAAAGATATCGCGGTCGAATTCTTTACCTTATCTAAAAGTTACAATATGGCGGGCTGGCGTATTGGTTTTATGGTGGGTAACCCCGAGTTGGTTAATGCATTGGCGCGGATTAAGAGCTACCACGACTACGGGACTTTTACGCCATTGCAGGTCGCAGCCATTGCTGCGCTGGAGGGGGATCAGCAGTGTGTCCGTGATATTGCTGAACAATACCGCCAGCGTCGTAACGCCTTGGTTCGCGGGCTACATGAGGCAGGCTGGATGGTCGAAAATCCGAAAGCCTCCATGTATGTTTGGGCTAAAATTCCGGAACCTTACGCCCATTTAGGGTCATTAGAGTTTGCCAAGCGCTTGTTATCTGATGCAAAAGTTTGTGTCTCGCCGGGGATAGGATTCGGAGATTATGGTGATACCCATGTTCGTTTCGCTCTGATTGAGAATCAGGATAGGATTCGCCAGGCTGTGCGTGGAATCAAAAGTATGTTCCGGGCTGATGGTTTGCTGAAACCGGGCAAATCTACCTCAGGAGAAACGGTTTAA
- a CDS encoding cytochrome b, which yields MRNRYSLSQITLHWLTLLMIILTYAAMLLSDSVPDEDRTLMKNLHFNFGISVWLLMLVRLWLRHKNVTPAITPKLPDWQLLGANIVHGCLYLMFLSLPILGVLAQAYGGKTWFFLGWQVPQWVTPNDDARVYLKQTHELIANLGYFVIGAHALAALYHHYIRRDDTLRRMMPGK from the coding sequence ATGAGAAATCGCTATTCATTATCTCAAATCACCTTGCATTGGCTTACGTTGCTAATGATTATTTTGACCTATGCGGCAATGCTACTCAGTGACTCGGTGCCGGATGAAGATCGAACATTGATGAAAAATCTGCATTTCAATTTTGGTATTTCCGTCTGGCTGCTCATGTTAGTGCGGCTCTGGTTGCGCCACAAAAATGTGACACCGGCAATCACACCAAAACTCCCTGACTGGCAGCTATTAGGCGCAAATATCGTACATGGGTGTCTATATCTGATGTTTTTATCATTGCCGATATTGGGCGTTTTGGCACAAGCCTATGGTGGAAAAACCTGGTTTTTCCTGGGTTGGCAAGTTCCTCAGTGGGTGACACCCAATGATGATGCGCGGGTTTATCTAAAACAAACGCATGAATTAATTGCTAATTTAGGGTATTTCGTGATTGGGGCACATGCATTGGCCGCACTTTACCATCACTATATTCGCCGTGATGATACTCTGCGCAGAATGATGCCGGGTAAATGA
- the ypdK gene encoding membrane protein YpdK, translating into MKYFFMGISIMLVVWVGTFMMMVE; encoded by the coding sequence ATGAAATATTTCTTTATGGGTATCTCAATTATGTTGGTGGTTTGGGTTGGCACCTTCATGATGATGGTCGAATAA
- a CDS encoding CsgG/HfaB family protein, with translation MMKKIVLATTLITMTLLSGCATESSRSLEVAKVASYGTQYNGPRSPISVGKFDNRSSYMSGIFSDGVDRLGNQSKTILVTHLQQTGRFNVLERTNMEELKNEAAISGKSQQLKGATYVVTGDVTEFGRKETGDRQLFGILGRGKSQVAYAKVNLNIVNVNTSEVVFSSQGAGEYELSNREVIGFGGTASYDSTLNGKVLDLAIREAVNNLVTGIESGAWQPAK, from the coding sequence ATGATGAAGAAAATAGTTTTGGCCACGACCTTAATAACCATGACTTTATTAAGTGGTTGTGCAACCGAGTCCTCACGTTCGTTAGAAGTGGCTAAGGTTGCCTCTTATGGAACACAATATAATGGCCCCCGCAGCCCTATTTCTGTCGGTAAGTTTGATAATCGCTCAAGCTATATGAGCGGAATCTTCTCTGATGGCGTGGATCGTTTAGGGAATCAGTCAAAAACCATTCTGGTGACTCACTTACAACAAACTGGCCGCTTTAATGTATTAGAGCGCACCAACATGGAAGAGTTGAAGAATGAAGCTGCTATTTCTGGGAAAAGCCAGCAGTTGAAAGGGGCAACTTATGTTGTCACTGGCGATGTGACTGAGTTTGGCCGCAAAGAAACGGGTGACCGCCAGCTATTTGGCATTTTAGGCCGGGGTAAATCTCAGGTTGCTTATGCCAAAGTTAATCTGAATATCGTCAATGTGAATACCTCCGAAGTGGTGTTTTCTTCACAGGGCGCTGGCGAATATGAATTGTCTAACCGCGAAGTCATTGGTTTTGGCGGAACAGCAAGTTACGACTCAACCTTGAACGGTAAGGTCTTGGATTTAGCTATCCGTGAAGCGGTTAATAATTTAGTTACTGGTATTGAATCAGGTGCATGGCAACCTGCGAAATAA
- a CDS encoding DUF4810 domain-containing protein: protein MKLTHKMSLLLASAVLAGCATAPKPIYHWDNYQSTVYEYYKSDASPEQQITDLKESIEKSRAKGLPVPPGLHAHLGMLYGNTGHTDLAMTEFNTEKSAFPESAPFMDFLMSKDKGAFK, encoded by the coding sequence ATGAAATTGACACACAAGATGTCTCTGCTATTGGCCTCAGCTGTATTAGCTGGTTGTGCCACGGCACCGAAACCGATTTACCACTGGGATAATTACCAATCTACGGTTTATGAATATTATAAATCTGATGCCAGCCCTGAACAGCAAATTACAGACTTAAAAGAGAGTATTGAAAAGTCTCGTGCTAAAGGTTTACCCGTGCCTCCGGGCCTACATGCCCATCTGGGTATGTTGTATGGCAATACCGGGCATACAGATTTAGCAATGACTGAATTTAATACGGAGAAATCGGCATTCCCTGAGTCTGCTCCGTTTATGGATTTCTTGATGAGCAAGGACAAAGGGGCATTTAAATGA
- a CDS encoding DUF799 domain-containing protein, whose product MKPIFAMCAVVIALLLTGCAKPVSQDYSAFKQSKPKSILVLLPQNQSPEVEASHGMLSQVTYPLAEAGYYVLPVAVVEETFKQNGMTNAADISAVSPAKLHKIFGADAALYITVVQYGTSYQIVSSDTRVTANAKLVDLKTGKLLWSGSATASSNEGDNSSGSIIGILVQAAVSQIANTMMDKSHDIAGITSTRMLSAGTPNGILYGPRSPQYGKDGH is encoded by the coding sequence ATGAAACCTATTTTTGCAATGTGCGCTGTCGTGATAGCGCTGTTATTAACGGGTTGCGCCAAGCCCGTCAGCCAGGATTATTCTGCGTTTAAACAAAGCAAACCAAAAAGTATTTTGGTGCTGTTACCACAAAACCAGTCACCTGAAGTTGAAGCCAGTCATGGCATGTTATCTCAGGTCACTTATCCTTTGGCTGAAGCGGGCTACTACGTGTTACCCGTGGCCGTTGTTGAAGAGACTTTTAAACAAAATGGCATGACCAATGCCGCTGATATCAGTGCTGTCAGCCCAGCTAAACTTCACAAAATCTTTGGTGCTGATGCTGCGCTGTATATCACCGTTGTCCAATATGGTACCTCATATCAGATAGTGAGCAGCGATACCCGTGTCACTGCGAATGCAAAACTGGTTGATTTAAAAACCGGTAAATTGCTCTGGAGTGGTAGCGCGACGGCATCCAGTAATGAGGGCGATAACTCCTCCGGCAGCATCATTGGTATTCTGGTTCAGGCGGCAGTCTCCCAGATTGCCAATACCATGATGGATAAAAGTCATGATATAGCGGGCATTACCAGCACCAGAATGCTCTCTGCTGGGACACCAAACGGCATTTTGTACGGCCCGCGTTCCCCGCAATATGGTAAAGATGGTCACTAA
- a CDS encoding 4Fe-4S binding protein has protein sequence MNRDERYYKAYMESRVISRRGIFRGLLKGATGDAPSTLPATGPHPVIKHPCQNTYIYCDSCADYCEKQALLWQPGQPPTLINEQCNGCGECVLRCPAMALEMCE, from the coding sequence ATGAACAGAGACGAACGCTACTACAAAGCCTATATGGAGAGCCGGGTTATCAGCCGCCGAGGGATATTTCGTGGCTTATTAAAAGGTGCAACTGGCGACGCCCCCTCGACATTACCCGCCACTGGCCCTCACCCGGTGATAAAACACCCCTGCCAAAACACCTATATTTATTGTGATAGCTGTGCCGATTACTGTGAAAAGCAAGCACTGCTCTGGCAACCCGGCCAGCCACCCACATTAATTAATGAACAGTGTAATGGTTGCGGTGAATGTGTGTTGAGATGCCCAGCAATGGCCTTGGAGATGTGCGAATAA
- a CDS encoding TorD/DmsD family molecular chaperone: MLTRLDTTLPRILGACFYYPPQSDTVQRLWPLLPQMTEFFPWPNPTKIAHYCQQMPNILPEQLEYDFSVLFEGQGEMPAPPWGSVYLDRENILMGKSTLKYREFLLTLGLASQSAIHEPEDQFGLMLLAWVHLIERPHLSQQQLSQRLISQQAISQQHPNDAAITLLTEHLLPWAYRYLEQVKNAQLEYPIYPLLAGIAECYLKTLQTELGLFPRPYELYR; encoded by the coding sequence ATGTTGACGCGATTAGACACTACCTTGCCACGCATTCTCGGCGCGTGTTTTTACTATCCACCGCAGTCCGATACAGTACAGCGCCTCTGGCCATTACTGCCACAAATGACAGAGTTTTTCCCGTGGCCCAATCCGACAAAAATTGCCCATTATTGCCAACAGATGCCCAATATCCTTCCAGAACAATTGGAATATGACTTCTCCGTGCTGTTTGAGGGGCAAGGTGAAATGCCCGCACCGCCCTGGGGCTCGGTTTATCTGGATAGAGAAAACATCTTGATGGGGAAGAGCACGCTGAAATATCGTGAATTTCTCCTCACATTAGGGTTGGCGAGCCAGAGTGCCATTCATGAGCCGGAGGACCAGTTCGGTTTAATGCTTTTGGCTTGGGTTCATTTAATTGAGCGCCCACATTTATCCCAACAACAGTTATCCCAACGACTTATATCTCAACAAGCTATATCTCAGCAACACCCCAACGACGCGGCAATAACACTGCTCACCGAGCACTTACTGCCGTGGGCCTACCGCTATCTTGAGCAGGTCAAAAATGCACAGCTTGAGTATCCGATTTATCCACTACTGGCCGGGATTGCCGAGTGTTACCTGAAAACGCTGCAAACAGAATTGGGTTTATTCCCGCGACCCTATGAGCTGTATCGGTAA
- a CDS encoding dimethyl sulfoxide reductase anchor subunit family protein, whose protein sequence is MHELPLVFFTVLGQTSVGLFALVLLSHKLGMTSAQQLKQANIVGLILMLVGLTIGALHVGQPLRAMNMLLGVGRSPMSNEILLSSLFVAMVCGTVFFSTIVKNTVLATLCNMATVIFGLAFAWSITQVYQLTTVPHWDTSYTSLQLWMTVLVGGGAFAILTGARQLGAIALLVGAIVTLVNKPGYLSFLGQSSMELSSQQTVFWGVQILLLTLGIFVAAAALLKDRIPRATLAVSASALVIGELAGRIAFYNLWQVPM, encoded by the coding sequence ATGCACGAATTACCCTTAGTCTTTTTCACCGTACTGGGGCAAACCTCCGTCGGGTTGTTTGCTTTGGTGTTGTTAAGTCATAAACTCGGAATGACTAGCGCCCAACAACTCAAGCAGGCCAATATTGTCGGCCTGATTCTGATGTTAGTCGGCTTAACCATTGGTGCCCTGCATGTTGGGCAACCGCTGCGCGCAATGAATATGTTACTCGGCGTCGGCCGCTCCCCCATGAGCAATGAAATATTGCTCAGCAGTCTGTTTGTGGCGATGGTGTGTGGCACTGTCTTTTTCTCCACTATTGTGAAAAACACGGTGCTGGCAACATTGTGCAATATGGCAACGGTCATTTTCGGATTAGCCTTTGCCTGGTCAATAACTCAAGTTTATCAACTCACTACAGTACCTCACTGGGATACATCGTACACCTCATTACAACTGTGGATGACCGTCTTGGTTGGCGGCGGGGCTTTTGCCATCCTAACTGGCGCGCGTCAGCTTGGGGCTATAGCCTTATTAGTCGGCGCTATCGTGACGTTGGTGAACAAACCGGGCTACTTAAGTTTCCTTGGGCAAAGCTCTATGGAGCTCAGTAGCCAACAGACCGTGTTTTGGGGAGTGCAAATTCTGCTGCTGACTTTGGGTATTTTCGTCGCCGCAGCCGCATTGTTAAAAGATAGGATTCCCCGGGCCACACTGGCAGTCAGCGCATCAGCGCTGGTTATAGGTGAATTGGCCGGGCGCATTGCTTTCTATAACCTCTGGCAAGTCCCGATGTGA
- a CDS encoding DMSO/selenate family reductase complex B subunit — protein sequence MKQYGFFVDSTKCTGCKTCQISCKDEKNLDLGPKLRRVYEYGGGNWTQQGNVWVQNVFNYYLSIACNHCSSPTCVTGCPTGAMHKREEDGLVVVNQDLCVGCRYCEMRCPYGAPQFDAKKKLMTKCDGCYQRVAEGHKPVCVESCPQRALDFDEITVLRDKYGEENAIAPLPHAHLTHPNLVIRGHRDARPSGDTSGRIQNPAEV from the coding sequence ATGAAGCAATATGGTTTTTTTGTCGACTCCACCAAATGCACTGGGTGTAAGACCTGTCAGATAAGCTGCAAGGATGAGAAGAACTTGGATCTCGGGCCGAAACTGCGCCGGGTATACGAGTATGGCGGTGGTAATTGGACGCAACAGGGCAATGTGTGGGTACAAAATGTTTTTAATTATTATCTGTCCATCGCCTGCAATCACTGCTCATCGCCCACTTGTGTTACCGGCTGCCCAACTGGCGCGATGCACAAAAGGGAAGAAGATGGTTTGGTGGTCGTAAACCAGGACTTATGTGTAGGTTGTCGTTATTGTGAGATGCGCTGCCCATATGGTGCGCCGCAATTTGATGCCAAGAAGAAATTGATGACCAAGTGTGATGGTTGCTATCAACGTGTTGCCGAAGGGCACAAGCCAGTCTGTGTCGAATCTTGCCCACAACGTGCATTAGATTTCGATGAAATCACGGTATTACGGGATAAATACGGTGAAGAAAATGCTATTGCCCCCTTGCCGCATGCTCATCTCACGCACCCGAATCTGGTTATCAGAGGCCATCGTGATGCCAGACCATCCGGTGACACATCAGGCCGCATCCAAAATCCGGCGGAGGTCTAA